The region TCAGCCCGTCCGGCGTTCGAGGGCGAGGCCGTTCACTCGTTCTGGTCGGAGGCCTCGGGCTCGGGCTCGGGGGCCGGCGTCTCCGGGAGTTCGGCGGAGAGGGCGGCGGCGGCCTGGACCAGGGGGAGAGCGAGGAGGGCTCCCGCACCCTCGCCGACCGTGACCCCGTGGTCGAGCAGGGGTTCGAGGGCCATGCGGTCCAGGGCCTTCGCCTGGGCCGGCTCGCCACTGTTCTGGCCGGCCAGCCACCAGTCCGGCGCCCGGAAGGCGACGCGCTGCCCCACGAGGGCGCACGCGGCCGAGACGACCCCGTCGAGGATCACCGGCATCTTCCGCACCGCGCTCTGCAACAAGAACCCCGTCATCGCCGCGAGATCGGCGCCGCCCACCACCGCGAGCAGCTGCAGCTGATCCCCGAGCACCGGCCGGGCCCGCCGCAAGGCGTCCCGCACGGCCGCGCACTTGCGCATCCACGCGAGGTCGTCGATGGGCCGCCCGCCCCGCCCGGTGACCACGGACGCGTCGGTCCCGCACAGCGCCGCGACCAGCACGGCCGCCGCGGTGGTCCCGCCGACGCTCACATCGCCGAGCACCACCAGATCCGTACCGGAGTCCGCCTCCTCGTCCGCGACCGCGACCCCCGCGCGGAACGCGGCCTCCGCCTCCTCCAGGGTCAGCGCGTCCTCGACGTCGATCCGCCCCGACCCGCGCCGCACCCGATGCCCTGCGACCTCGGCGGGCAGCTCCTGCGGATCGCAGTCCAGCGCCATGTCGACGACTCGTACCGGCACGCCGAGCCGGCGCGCCAGCACCGCCGCGGGGCTCGCGCCCTCCAGGACCGCCCGCGCCAACCGGTCGGCGGTGCCCGCGGGCCGCGCCGACACACCGAGTTCGGCGACCCCGTGGTC is a window of Streptomyces mirabilis DNA encoding:
- the cobT gene encoding nicotinate-nucleotide--dimethylbenzimidazole phosphoribosyltransferase, with amino-acid sequence MSSLNLDDFTDLIERPDGGVRRDAEARRERQIVPPGALGRLDELGEWLAAAQSAVPVRPIEHPRVVLFAGDHGVAELGVSARPAGTADRLARAVLEGASPAAVLARRLGVPVRVVDMALDCDPQELPAEVAGHRVRRGSGRIDVEDALTLEEAEAAFRAGVAVADEEADSGTDLVVLGDVSVGGTTAAAVLVAALCGTDASVVTGRGGRPIDDLAWMRKCAAVRDALRRARPVLGDQLQLLAVVGGADLAAMTGFLLQSAVRKMPVILDGVVSAACALVGQRVAFRAPDWWLAGQNSGEPAQAKALDRMALEPLLDHGVTVGEGAGALLALPLVQAAAALSAELPETPAPEPEPEASDQNE